Proteins encoded together in one Halalkaliarchaeum sp. AArc-CO window:
- a CDS encoding OsmC family protein, with the protein MSQKQEQSERDSVPTFGVTATAETATKTTVQARGFEFVIDEPEDLGGENAGPNPVEYLAGSLAGCLNVVCHLVADEYGIEIDDLEFEIEGELDPSKLLDDAEGVRAGYQGLRVGIDATTDADEATLQEWLAEVEDRCPVTDNVANETPVAIELTAQ; encoded by the coding sequence GTGAGCCAGAAACAGGAGCAATCCGAACGCGACTCCGTACCGACCTTCGGCGTGACAGCGACCGCAGAGACAGCCACGAAAACGACCGTCCAAGCCCGCGGATTCGAGTTCGTGATCGACGAACCCGAAGACCTCGGGGGAGAAAACGCCGGCCCGAACCCCGTCGAGTATCTGGCGGGATCGCTCGCCGGCTGTCTGAACGTCGTCTGCCACCTCGTCGCCGACGAGTACGGCATCGAGATCGACGATCTCGAGTTCGAGATCGAAGGCGAACTCGACCCGTCGAAGCTGCTCGACGACGCCGAAGGCGTCCGGGCGGGCTACCAGGGACTTCGCGTCGGGATCGACGCGACGACCGACGCCGACGAGGCGACCCTCCAGGAGTGGCTGGCGGAAGTCGAGGACCGCTGTCCGGTCACCGACAACGTCGCCAACGAGACGCCGGTCGCGATCGAACTGACGGCCCAGTGA
- a CDS encoding vitamin K epoxide reductase family protein, whose translation MGTSTKNVFDYEWEYSPRVTTLFGVFTAVALVGWLVTVILTAIHMFALPAIPADAPVQGSIEVITSQWAYVFGIPLATLGGFYYLTTIGLALWWFDTRHPLIIKILTPITVTGVLASSYFVWLQLVPIGEICPFCMVSASATVILLGLELAILRVSDTPSLGSMLGDFGTVLGTTRFSQILVPVTIGLLTLAGMFLVPMLPLPDPVPF comes from the coding sequence ATGGGCACATCGACCAAGAACGTGTTCGATTACGAGTGGGAGTATTCACCGCGGGTGACGACCCTATTTGGGGTTTTCACTGCGGTTGCGCTAGTTGGCTGGCTGGTGACTGTGATCCTGACGGCGATTCACATGTTCGCACTCCCTGCAATTCCGGCTGACGCACCGGTGCAGGGAAGCATCGAAGTGATCACGAGTCAGTGGGCGTACGTCTTCGGGATCCCGCTTGCGACGCTGGGTGGGTTCTACTACCTGACGACGATCGGGCTGGCGCTGTGGTGGTTCGACACCCGGCACCCGCTGATCATCAAGATCCTCACGCCGATCACCGTCACCGGCGTGCTGGCGTCGTCGTACTTCGTGTGGCTCCAGCTGGTTCCGATCGGCGAGATCTGCCCGTTCTGTATGGTCTCCGCCAGCGCGACGGTGATACTGCTGGGGCTCGAACTCGCCATCCTGCGCGTGAGTGACACCCCCTCGCTGGGAAGTATGCTCGGCGACTTCGGGACGGTTCTGGGTACCACCCGGTTTTCACAGATCCTCGTCCCGGTCACCATCGGCCTGCTGACCCTCGCCGGCATGTTCCTCGTTCCGATGCTTCCGCTCCCGGATCCGGTTCCGTTCTGA
- a CDS encoding DUF5784 family protein, whose amino-acid sequence MASPLRFRYAPGSWSPGRVESDLYRPLDSNLGADSGRPWFKPPSGYQARRFEMDNGDVALFCWGSDDGPEGTDGGPAGYWIGNTETPQRLWKTEKYGFEEIPYPISRWAEKELLAQLHRESPWLEPYAHISWFFLPVFLSKDGRETTREFFRDHAAGFPDATREDGLSFYESVLSTGALDPYRETMAGKLGTSKQLDLTRMRAAMGEFDAAKLLIDAGYEITPEIPVTTGHSLDYRAEKSGTEPTLVEVTRPLPPSRRAASTPVAAVRDTAETKTSGQLEAHAGGVTLFVDCTSFPDDAWASVLAEKPEVRHRPAVVFRFRPDGRVEGYRKGAALDLGGAV is encoded by the coding sequence GTGGCGAGTCCGTTACGATTCAGATACGCCCCCGGTTCCTGGAGCCCCGGCCGCGTCGAGTCGGATCTCTATCGGCCCCTGGACTCGAACCTGGGTGCAGACAGCGGCCGGCCGTGGTTCAAGCCCCCGTCGGGCTACCAGGCGCGACGGTTCGAGATGGACAACGGCGACGTCGCGCTGTTCTGCTGGGGGAGCGACGACGGCCCAGAGGGAACCGACGGCGGCCCCGCGGGCTACTGGATCGGCAACACCGAGACCCCCCAGCGCCTCTGGAAGACCGAGAAGTACGGCTTCGAGGAGATTCCGTATCCGATCAGCCGGTGGGCCGAGAAGGAACTGCTGGCCCAGCTACACCGGGAGTCGCCGTGGCTCGAACCGTATGCCCACATCTCGTGGTTCTTCTTGCCGGTGTTCCTCTCGAAGGACGGTCGGGAGACGACCCGGGAATTCTTCCGGGACCACGCCGCCGGATTCCCGGACGCGACCCGCGAGGATGGCCTCTCGTTTTACGAATCCGTGCTGTCGACCGGCGCGCTCGATCCGTACCGGGAGACGATGGCTGGCAAGCTCGGCACCTCCAAGCAGCTCGATCTCACCCGCATGCGGGCGGCGATGGGCGAGTTCGACGCCGCCAAGCTCCTGATCGACGCCGGCTACGAGATCACCCCCGAAATCCCGGTGACGACGGGGCACTCGCTCGATTACCGCGCCGAGAAGTCCGGGACGGAGCCGACGCTCGTGGAAGTCACCCGACCCCTTCCCCCGAGCCGACGGGCCGCCTCCACCCCCGTCGCCGCGGTGCGGGACACCGCCGAAACGAAAACCAGCGGTCAGTTGGAGGCCCACGCCGGCGGCGTCACCCTGTTCGTCGACTGCACGTCGTTCCCCGACGACGCCTGGGCGTCGGTGCTCGCCGAGAAGCCGGAAGTGCGACACCGACCCGCCGTCGTCTTCCGGTTCCGGCCAGACGGCCGGGTCGAGGGGTACCGGAAGGGCGCGGCGCTTGATCTCGGCGGCGCAGTCTGA
- a CDS encoding alanine--glyoxylate aminotransferase family protein, with translation MVEPDNVDEEFLLLNPGPVPVTEDVLASMTEPMVSHRSADFEATYERAQEGLETVFTRSTPEGTSTSEAGTSLILNGTATMGMEAAVANVIDEGDEVVALVNGKFGRRFARIADRYTDSVTRVEATWGESIPLSAVREAVTGDTDLVTMVHNETSTGLLNPVEEVGEIAEKHDACFVVDGVTSIGGDVFRVDDWNVDVAVTDAQKALGAPPGVSAMYVTERAEEAIDGESAPFYEDLDWHLRKADQHQTPFTSAVPLFRALAVAVEEITDEGMPARIERHRRQAAAFREGFTAMGLELFADPEGPTELSNTVTAVALPESLREADPDAFFAAVKERNVSISGGQAHLGGQIFRVSNMGSLSPDQILRGVQTVGEAMTDVGIDVDVEAGLDAANAELQ, from the coding sequence ATGGTCGAACCAGACAACGTCGACGAGGAGTTCCTGCTGCTCAACCCCGGCCCGGTACCGGTGACCGAGGACGTGCTCGCGTCGATGACCGAGCCGATGGTCTCCCACCGGTCGGCCGACTTCGAGGCGACCTACGAGCGCGCCCAGGAGGGCCTCGAGACGGTGTTCACCCGATCGACACCCGAGGGGACCTCGACCAGCGAGGCCGGCACGAGCCTGATCCTCAACGGCACCGCCACCATGGGGATGGAGGCGGCCGTCGCGAACGTGATCGACGAGGGCGACGAAGTAGTCGCGCTGGTCAACGGGAAGTTCGGCCGGCGGTTCGCCCGGATCGCCGACCGCTACACCGACTCGGTCACCCGCGTGGAGGCGACGTGGGGGGAGTCGATTCCGCTTTCGGCCGTCCGGGAGGCGGTCACCGGCGACACCGACCTGGTGACGATGGTCCACAACGAGACCTCCACCGGCCTTTTGAACCCCGTCGAGGAGGTGGGCGAAATCGCCGAGAAACACGACGCCTGCTTCGTCGTCGACGGCGTCACCAGCATCGGCGGCGACGTCTTCAGGGTCGACGACTGGAACGTCGACGTCGCCGTCACCGACGCCCAGAAGGCGCTCGGTGCGCCGCCAGGGGTCAGTGCGATGTACGTCACCGAACGTGCCGAGGAGGCCATCGACGGCGAGTCGGCTCCCTTCTACGAGGACCTCGACTGGCACCTCCGAAAAGCCGACCAGCATCAGACCCCCTTCACCTCGGCGGTGCCGCTGTTCCGGGCGCTGGCAGTCGCCGTCGAGGAGATCACCGACGAGGGGATGCCCGCCCGCATCGAACGTCACCGCCGGCAGGCGGCGGCGTTCCGCGAGGGCTTCACCGCGATGGGGCTGGAGCTGTTCGCCGATCCGGAAGGGCCCACCGAACTGTCGAACACCGTCACCGCGGTCGCGCTGCCCGAGTCGCTCCGGGAGGCCGACCCCGACGCGTTCTTCGCCGCCGTCAAAGAGCGCAACGTCTCGATCTCCGGCGGGCAGGCGCACCTGGGCGGGCAGATCTTCCGGGTGTCGAACATGGGATCGCTGTCGCCCGACCAGATCCTCCGCGGCGTACAGACAGTGGGCGAGGCGATGACGGACGTCGGGATCGATGTCGACGTCGAGGCGGGGCTCGACGCCGCGAACGCGGAACTCCAATAG
- a CDS encoding universal stress protein, with product MAYDRIVVATEGSPCASRGVERAIELAAESGATVHALYVVDQGIGRPGDWDIVVERQEAEGEAALDAVGEMGEQAGIEVEKRLRRGHPAAQIVALAEGIDADLIVVGTCGRSGFDRFRHAGSTTERVLRQSPIPVLAVPPGESGD from the coding sequence ATGGCTTACGACCGGATCGTCGTGGCGACCGAGGGAAGTCCCTGCGCGAGCAGGGGCGTCGAGCGGGCGATCGAACTCGCGGCGGAGTCCGGGGCGACCGTCCACGCCCTGTATGTCGTCGATCAGGGAATCGGCCGGCCGGGCGACTGGGACATCGTCGTCGAACGGCAGGAGGCGGAGGGCGAGGCGGCGCTCGACGCCGTCGGCGAGATGGGGGAGCAAGCCGGAATCGAGGTGGAGAAACGCCTCCGACGCGGGCATCCGGCAGCGCAGATCGTCGCGTTGGCCGAGGGAATCGACGCCGACCTGATCGTCGTGGGAACCTGCGGCCGGAGCGGCTTCGACCGGTTCCGACACGCCGGTAGCACGACCGAACGGGTGCTCCGGCAGTCGCCGATACCGGTACTTGCGGTGCCGCCGGGAGAATCAGGAGATTGA
- a CDS encoding aldehyde ferredoxin oxidoreductase family protein, which produces MTEYGGFRDNVVAVDLTEGDVNYRGIDDEDAEKYIGARGLGVRYMFEKDPELEPLSPENRLCFMTGPLTGSQAVMSGRIAVVTKSPLTGTVTDSHHGGWSGARLKWAGVDGLLFDGRSDDPVYAVVEDGELELRDASHLWGKGVHETIETLGEEVDGEIGKNLSVMAIGPGGENGVRYACIMNEDDRASGRGGTGAVMGDKKLKAVVVKSGTKMPKPADAETFQEGAQQAMQVVRESDVTAPNEGGLSVYGTNVLMNITEEMDGLPTKNGRYTSTKSAREDFDTGADAEKVSGEHVRENILVDEPTCHSCPVACKKEVEVQTMHKGEDMNVRMESFEYEPAWSLGPNSLNDDAAKTAVIMDRCNDMGIDSIETGNTLSMAMEATEKGLIEEGIEWGDADTMIEMIERIAHREDDLADALAEGTARAAEQFGDSRIAMTVKGQGIPAYDPRCMKGMGIGYATSNRGADHLRGYTPAAEILGVPEKVDPYEWEGKGELTATFQDLHAISDSFDICKFNAFAEGIEEYVLQYNGMTGRDLTEDELFEAGERIYNLERYYNNLNGFDGADDSLPGRFVKGHEDAIPGQGGSEGELCELEEMKAEYYDHREWVDGVVPDEKLDDLGIDVGPGTGVSMGDEGTAPADD; this is translated from the coding sequence ATGACAGAGTATGGCGGATTCAGGGACAACGTGGTAGCGGTCGACCTCACCGAGGGCGACGTGAACTACCGGGGCATCGACGACGAGGACGCCGAGAAGTACATCGGCGCACGCGGGCTCGGAGTGCGGTACATGTTCGAGAAGGATCCGGAGCTCGAGCCGCTGAGCCCGGAGAACCGACTGTGCTTCATGACCGGGCCGCTGACGGGCTCGCAGGCGGTGATGAGCGGCCGGATCGCGGTCGTGACCAAATCCCCGCTGACGGGGACGGTCACCGACTCGCATCACGGCGGCTGGTCGGGCGCCCGGCTGAAGTGGGCCGGCGTCGACGGCCTGCTGTTCGACGGGCGCAGCGACGATCCCGTCTACGCCGTCGTCGAGGACGGCGAACTCGAACTGCGCGACGCCAGCCACCTGTGGGGCAAGGGCGTCCACGAGACGATCGAAACCCTCGGCGAAGAGGTCGACGGTGAGATCGGCAAGAACCTCAGCGTGATGGCGATCGGACCGGGCGGCGAGAACGGCGTCCGGTACGCCTGCATCATGAACGAGGACGACCGCGCCTCCGGCCGTGGCGGCACTGGCGCGGTCATGGGCGACAAGAAGCTGAAAGCCGTCGTCGTCAAGTCCGGCACCAAGATGCCCAAGCCGGCCGACGCGGAGACGTTCCAGGAGGGCGCCCAGCAGGCGATGCAGGTGGTGCGAGAATCCGACGTCACCGCCCCGAACGAGGGCGGCCTCTCGGTGTACGGGACGAACGTCCTGATGAACATCACCGAGGAGATGGACGGCCTGCCCACCAAGAACGGCCGGTACACCTCCACCAAGAGCGCCCGGGAGGACTTCGACACCGGCGCCGACGCCGAGAAGGTCTCCGGCGAGCACGTCCGGGAGAACATCCTGGTCGACGAGCCGACGTGTCACTCCTGTCCGGTCGCCTGCAAGAAGGAGGTCGAGGTGCAGACGATGCACAAAGGCGAGGACATGAACGTCCGGATGGAGTCGTTCGAGTACGAGCCCGCCTGGTCGCTGGGGCCGAACTCGCTGAACGACGACGCCGCGAAGACGGCGGTCATCATGGACCGCTGTAACGACATGGGCATCGACTCCATCGAGACCGGAAACACCCTCTCGATGGCGATGGAAGCCACCGAGAAGGGCCTCATCGAGGAGGGGATCGAGTGGGGCGACGCCGACACGATGATCGAGATGATCGAGCGGATCGCCCACCGCGAGGACGACCTCGCAGACGCGCTGGCGGAGGGGACCGCCCGCGCGGCCGAGCAGTTCGGCGACTCCCGGATCGCGATGACCGTGAAAGGGCAGGGAATTCCCGCCTACGACCCGCGCTGCATGAAGGGAATGGGCATCGGCTACGCCACCTCGAACCGCGGCGCCGACCACCTCCGGGGGTACACGCCGGCGGCGGAGATCCTCGGCGTCCCGGAGAAGGTCGACCCCTACGAGTGGGAGGGGAAAGGCGAACTCACCGCCACCTTCCAGGACCTGCACGCGATCTCCGACAGCTTCGACATCTGCAAGTTCAACGCCTTCGCCGAGGGGATCGAAGAGTACGTGCTCCAGTACAACGGCATGACCGGCCGCGACCTCACCGAGGACGAGCTGTTCGAGGCCGGCGAGCGCATCTACAACCTCGAGCGCTACTACAACAACCTCAACGGCTTCGACGGCGCCGACGACTCGCTGCCGGGCCGGTTCGTGAAGGGTCACGAGGACGCCATCCCGGGCCAGGGCGGCTCGGAGGGCGAACTGTGTGAGCTCGAGGAGATGAAAGCAGAGTACTACGACCACCGCGAGTGGGTCGACGGGGTCGTCCCCGACGAGAAGCTCGATGACCTGGGGATCGACGTCGGACCCGGAACCGGCGTTTCGATGGGCGACGAGGGCACCGCGCCCGCCGACGACTGA
- a CDS encoding archaeosine biosynthesis radical SAM protein RaSEA, which yields MSKTSLESYEEGRGMDAHNRVMREIRARREETYDPHEPTRVWLDEDNTPDGVYQSLTIILNTGGCRWARAGGCTMCGYVAESVEGGSVSHEALVDQLEVCLEYEREHADEPAGLIKIYTSGSFLDEREVPAETRETVAETFADRDRIVVESLPDFVEREKLADFTDRGLETDVAVGLETATDRVRHDCVNKYFDFVDFEDACREANAAGAGVKAYLLMKPPFLAEPEAVEDMIDSIERCATIDACHTVSMNPCNVQRYTMVEELYFSDGYRPPWLWSVAHVLAETADVDAIVVSDPVGHGSDRGPHNCGDCDDRVQTAIKDFGLRQDPSVFEQVSCDCESTWELVMDAETAYNMPLVG from the coding sequence ATGAGCAAAACGAGCCTCGAAAGCTACGAGGAGGGGCGCGGGATGGACGCCCACAACCGGGTGATGCGCGAGATCCGCGCCCGCCGGGAGGAGACCTACGACCCCCACGAGCCGACGCGGGTGTGGCTCGACGAGGACAACACTCCCGACGGCGTCTACCAGTCGCTGACGATCATCCTCAACACCGGCGGCTGCCGGTGGGCGCGGGCGGGCGGCTGCACCATGTGCGGCTACGTCGCCGAGTCCGTCGAGGGGGGCTCCGTGAGCCACGAGGCGCTCGTCGATCAGCTCGAGGTCTGTCTCGAGTACGAGCGCGAACACGCCGACGAGCCGGCCGGCCTGATCAAGATCTACACCTCCGGCTCCTTCCTCGACGAGCGGGAGGTGCCCGCCGAGACCCGGGAAACCGTCGCCGAGACGTTCGCCGACCGCGATCGAATCGTCGTCGAGTCGCTTCCGGATTTCGTCGAGCGGGAGAAGCTCGCAGACTTCACCGACCGCGGGCTCGAAACCGACGTCGCGGTCGGCCTCGAGACCGCGACCGACCGGGTTCGACACGACTGCGTCAACAAGTACTTCGACTTCGTCGACTTCGAGGACGCCTGCAGGGAGGCGAACGCCGCCGGCGCCGGCGTGAAGGCGTACCTCCTGATGAAGCCGCCGTTCCTCGCGGAGCCGGAAGCTGTCGAGGACATGATCGACTCGATCGAGCGCTGTGCGACGATCGACGCCTGCCACACAGTCTCCATGAATCCGTGTAACGTCCAGCGATACACGATGGTCGAGGAGCTGTACTTCTCGGACGGCTACCGACCCCCGTGGCTGTGGTCGGTCGCCCACGTCCTCGCGGAGACCGCCGACGTCGACGCGATCGTCGTCTCGGACCCGGTGGGTCACGGCTCCGACCGGGGACCGCACAACTGCGGCGACTGCGACGACCGGGTCCAGACCGCGATCAAGGATTTCGGCCTCAGACAGGATCCATCAGTGTTCGAGCAGGTCTCCTGTGACTGCGAGTCGACCTGGGAGCTGGTGATGGACGCGGAGACGGCGTACAACATGCCGCTGGTCGGGTGA